The genomic region CGTGGTAGCGTTGGTATTAAAACGCGCTTGTGTTTTCTAATGGTTGTTTCTAACATGCTATGGTGGTGCGATAAAGAAAGGCTATATAAGAGGAGATCTTATGCGTATAGTTAGAAATTTATTTCTTGTATCGTTTGTGGCGTATAGTAGTGCGTTCGCAGCGGATTTAGAAACCGAAACCAAAAGCGAAAAAAAGAGCGGTAAAAAGTTTTACAAACTCCATAAAAACCATGGATCAGAAACCGAGGCCAAAAACGACAAAAAGCTTTACGATTTCACTAAAAATAGCGGCTTAGAAGGCGTGGATTTAGAAAAAAGCCCCAACCTTAAAAGCCATAAAAAAAGCGATAAAAAGTTTTACAAACAACTCGCTAAAAACAATATCGCTGAAGGGGTGAGCATGCCGATTGTGAATTTCAATAAAGCCCTGTCTTTTGGGCCTTATTTTGAAAGGACTAAAAGCAAAAAAACCCAATACATGGACGGCGGGTTGATGATGCACATCCGCTTTTAAGCCCTTATTCATAATCCAAAAACGCATGCGTTTTAAGGGTTAAGGTTTTGGGGAAATATTGCACAAACAAATCTAAAAACACTTTTTCGCCAAAAAAATCCCCAGCGATCGTTACTTCTTGGACGCTAAAATTCTGCGCGTTATCCCAAATGAAATTCCCTAAAAACTCCGCTAAAGAATCCAAAATCCCCAAACTCAAAATTTCATTTTCCACGCCTGCGAGCCTGAAACTCATCGTGCTGTGCATGATCTTTGAAAAGTTTAAAGCCATTCTCAAAGAATCGTCTTTAAGGATTTTATAATCAATCCTAGGGCCTTTAGGGCGTAAGCATTCTTTAGCCAAAGAAATAACGCTCTGTGCGCAAAAATCTTCGCTATAACCCAAAACAAACCCTAAAATGCAAAAAAAATCCAATAAATTCGCACCCCCCAGATTGTATTGAGAAAGCTCTAAAAGGCGCGCATAAAAATCAGGGAATTTAGCCGCGTAGTTTTGCAGCATTCTGGAGGCTTTTTCATCTTGTTTGAGGAGATTAAATATTTGATTGAAATCAAATTTAACGCTTAAAAGCGTTTTTAAAGAACCATTAGCATGCAATAACAACCTTGTAGGGTGCTTGAAACTAAAATACAAAACGATAGAATTGGGGGTTGCGCTTAAAAACTCTAATTCATCTTTAAAGGGAAAGGTAGAAAAATTATTTTCTAGCACGAATTTTTTAGTGGGTGTGATCAAACGCTTAGGGGTTTTAAAAAGCGCTTCATAATGCAAAAGCGCTTCACAAGAATGGCTTTCATGCGTAAAAACAAATTCTATCCCCTCATCTTGTAAAATATGGCACAATAAATTCAATATGGGGTCATAGGGCAGTTGGGCTATGATTTCATCGTTTTTGAAAGTGTCCTTAAACACGCTTTTTAATGGGGCTTTGATAGAGGGTTTTTCCAAACTGGCCAAATATTTAGCGTCCTCTAAAGGCAATTTAGTGCAACTCAAAACGCTAGAAAGATCGCTAAAAATAACGCTTGGAGAGGGATTTTTTAAAGAAAGGGATAATGCCCCCCTAGAAGTGAAAATAGGGATAAAATCCTGTGTTTTGAGCATGCCTTTTAATTGGGTTAAGCAATCTATAAGCTCTTTAGGGCTATGGATTATGTCTCCTTTAAAAGCGGTGTTTTTGACAAAACCCAACGCATTGGCATACAAAGATGCGTTTTTATCTAAAAAATCTTGATGCTCTTTAGCGTTCATAAAAAGGGGCTTTGAAAGGCTTGTTGTTTGGAAAAGATTTTCATCTAAAGGATCTGTGATTTCCTTTAAAGACAAAAAGCTAAAATCTAAAGAAAAGGGCAAGATCTCGCTTAATTTTTGCGCGAATTCTAAAGTGGTTTCAGCGCTCGCTTGGAGGTAGAAAGAAGTCGTATTATCCTTATAAACGCTATAAAAACGCGCTTGCAAATTGCATGCCATTTGCTCTAAAAGGGGCGTAAAAATCAAGCTTGTTTTTTCATTAACGCATTTAAAAAGAAAGACAAACACCAATTCAAAAACCCTTATAAGAGAGTTCAGCGATACACTCTAAAGCGATATGATCGGTGCGTT from Helicobacter pylori harbors:
- a CDS encoding protein hydE, giving the protein MVFVFLFKCVNEKTSLIFTPLLEQMACNLQARFYSVYKDNTTSFYLQASAETTLEFAQKLSEILPFSLDFSFLSLKEITDPLDENLFQTTSLSKPLFMNAKEHQDFLDKNASLYANALGFVKNTAFKGDIIHSPKELIDCLTQLKGMLKTQDFIPIFTSRGALSLSLKNPSPSVIFSDLSSVLSCTKLPLEDAKYLASLEKPSIKAPLKSVFKDTFKNDEIIAQLPYDPILNLLCHILQDEGIEFVFTHESHSCEALLHYEALFKTPKRLITPTKKFVLENNFSTFPFKDELEFLSATPNSIVLYFSFKHPTRLLLHANGSLKTLLSVKFDFNQIFNLLKQDEKASRMLQNYAAKFPDFYARLLELSQYNLGGANLLDFFCILGFVLGYSEDFCAQSVISLAKECLRPKGPRIDYKILKDDSLRMALNFSKIMHSTMSFRLAGVENEILSLGILDSLAEFLGNFIWDNAQNFSVQEVTIAGDFFGEKVFLDLFVQYFPKTLTLKTHAFLDYE